In Lytechinus variegatus isolate NC3 chromosome 18, Lvar_3.0, whole genome shotgun sequence, a single genomic region encodes these proteins:
- the LOC121431971 gene encoding cation channel sperm-associated protein 3-like, giving the protein MHESESSDSLSSLSRQDSDVIIDDEGEIKKWIRPDIEFHRFIQRFTESNWFNNIIMFTIVMNALSMAVETSDTLKAKYRTAFVTLDGIFLGVYTCEFILKIYAEPIKYFFSAYNLFDFLVLLISFVQIFLGQMQTISQGPNLNALRTLRALRTLRTLRTVSFVKGLQVLVNALLDTFRNSVFNVVLLLVLLMFLFAIMGYYIFGYKDDMSDKEHWGNLPAAMLTLFTFVTVEGWTDVQNELDKLTGMSRIYTIIFIILGHFIFTNVFIGMIIMNIHEATEAYQHEQMVERELTIQRKKEYMICRQHEEVRQMLEKQTQGNYKDFYDMVKEFQGTLRHDDYTISTDLATSLRWIEAYITTLDHEDNTMYRLQQLHFELCNLLAMVLEKKLMERYGL; this is encoded by the exons ATGCACGAATCAGAGTCTTCAGATAGCCTTTCGAGTTTGTCCCGACAGGACAGCGACGTGATCATCGATGACGAGGGCGAGATCAAGAAGTGGATCCGACCCGACATCGAATTCCATCGTTTCATTCAACGGTTTACGGAATCGAACTGGTTTAATAACATCATCATGTTTACCATCGTAATGAACGCCTTGTCGATGGCTGTTGAAACAAGTGACACTCTGAAG GCGAAATACCGGACAGCCTTTGTTACTCTTGATGGGATTTTCCTTGGAGTATACACCTGTGAGTTCATTCTCAAGATATACGCCGAGCCCATCAAATATTTCTTCAGCGCTTACAACCTCTTTGATTTCCTTGTACTCCTCATCTCATTCGTACAG ATATTCCTTGGCCAGATGCAGACGATATCCCAAGGCCCTAACCTGAATGCTCTGCGAACACTCCGAGCTCTTCGCACTCTCCGAACTCTAAGAACTGTCTCATTCGTCAAAGGTCTTCAG gTCCTGGTCAATGCCCTCCTTGATACTTTTCGTAATTCTGTCTTCAACGTCGTCCTCCTCCTCGTTCTCCTTATGTTCCTCTTCGCTATCATGGGCTACTATATATTCGGATATAAGGATGATATGTCGGACAAGGAGCACTGGGGCAACTTACCCGCGGCAATGCTAACACTGTTTACTTTTGTCACT GTGGAAGGATGGACGGACGTACAGAACGAACTGGACAAACTGACGGGGATGTCCCGGATAtacaccatcatcttcatcatcctcgGCCATTTCATCTTCACTAATGTATTCATCGGAAtgatcatcatgaatattcatgaggcaACGGAGGCCTACCAGCACGAGCAGATGGTGGAACGGGAATTG ACAATCCAACGGAAGAAGGAATATATGATATGTCGACAGCATGAAGAAGTCAGACAGATGCTCGAAAAACAG ACTCAAGGCAACTATAAGGACTTCTACGATATGGTGAAGGAGTTCCAGGGTACGTTACGTCACGATGATTACACCATCTCTACCGACCTAGCAACAAGTCTGCGATGGATCGAAGCATACATCACTACGCTTGACCATGAAGATAACACGATGTATAG ACTACAACAGCTTCACTTTGAGTTGTGCAACCTACTAGCCATGGTGCTGGAAAAGAAACTCATGGAAAGATATGGACTCTAA
- the LOC121432054 gene encoding uncharacterized protein LOC121432054 yields METIEELTDEDNQSKGLSKTAKRGHGRQGDATNLSDSGEGTEDTFPLETRPMHTRTAMGDYIVPKGGKPLTQHAFPSPGPGDYLPNHELTQQAAPQYSIVGRSKYDGKQKAPGPGDYNTSGDLIWNVKSVTLKAKGKTMITEEVIDPENTIGPAHNVRYLNTGKHAPKPSISSRHRPEANVGHPSNALSGIATSGLPTPGPNAYSPKITDKGKCKSFGILHRHGRSVQASSLGPGPAAYSIREKSTKSGYSLAKRLRADWQVSNGSPAPNSYNVASKIGKGLAMSIRSRQPYEHKSFGPSPNSYFLRDSMKYSDAPSATMTYRPFESDEVSSPGPTHYSTTDKTIRKAPVYSFRGICKYPIPRPQPAEDTPGPGTYLRPRTFTDNDAPAHSMGRRTNLVRSSGIEGPGPNHYNIRVLHRPDGKRAPSFTMAGRCDSKDKRIDDPAPTAYTPKLDTDSGPKYSMTARRKMKPRSDGAAPNSFTIKTNQTVKGRFSGPKATLKGRNTPFVYQGYAFQNSVRLRDA; encoded by the coding sequence ATGGAGACTATTGAGGAGTTAACTGATGAGGATAATCAGTCAAAGGGACTTTCAAAGACAGCAAAGCGGGGCCATGGCAGACAGGGAGATGCTACCAATTTGTCAGACAGCGGTGAGGGGACAGAAGATACTTTTCCACTTGAAACTCGGCCGATGCATACTCGGACAGCCATGGGTGATTATATAGTTCCGAAAGGAGGCAAACCACTAACCCAGCATGCCTTTCCTAGTCCAGGTCCTGGAGACTACTTGCCAAACCATGAACTCACGCAGCAAGCAGCACCTCAGTATTCAATAGTAGGACGGAGCAAATATGATGGCAAGCAGAAAGCCCCCGGTCCTGGAGACTACAACACGTCCGGAGATCTGATATGGAATGTCAAGTCTGTCACCTTGAAGGCCAAGGGAAAGACGATGATCACGGAAGAGGTGATAGATCCTGAGAACACTATCGGACCTGCCCATAATGTGCGTTACCTCAACACCGGCAAACATGCTCCGAAACCTAGCATCTCGTCACGACACCGACCGGAAGCGAACGTTGGACACCCCAGCAATGCACTATCTGGAATAGCGACAAGTGGCCTTCCCACCCCAGGCCCCAATGCATACTCTCCGAAGATAACTGACAAAGGAAAGTGCAAATCATTTGGAATTCTCCACCGACATGGACGATCTGTCCAAGCTTCATCGCTTGGCCCAGGTCCAGCGGCCTACAGCATCAGAGAAAAATCTaccaagtcggggtattcactGGCAAAACGACTACGTGCAGATTGGCAGGTGTCTAACGGGTCGCCTGCTCCAAACTCTTACAATGTTGCCAGCAAGATTGGCAAAGGTTTGGCGATGTCAATCCGTAGCCGGCAGCCGTATGAACACAAAAGTTTTGGACCCAGCCCGAATTCGTACTTTCTCCGCGACTCCATGAAGTATTCCGATGCTCCCTCTGCTACCATGACGTACAGACCGTTTGAATCTGATGAAGTTTCTAGTCCCGGTCCGACACACTATAGCACTACAGATAAAACCATAAGGAAGGCCCCGGTGTACTCCTTCCGGGGCATCTGCAAATACCCGATCCCCCGCCCACAACCGGCCGAAGACACTCCAGGACCTGGGACGTACCTCCGACCTCGAACATTCACAGACAATGATGCCCCTGCACACTCAATGGGCAGGAGAACTAACCTTGTCAGAAGCTCCGGGATCGAAGGACCTGGCCCAAACCATTACAACATCCGTGTCCTCCACAGACCTGATGGCAAGAGGGCGCCAAGTTTCACCATGGCTGGTAGGTGTGACAGTAAGGACAAGCGTATTGATGACCCGGCACCGACAGCCTATACACCTAAGCTGGACACAGATTCAGGACCAAAGTACAGCATGACGGCCAGACGCAAGATGAAGCCAAGAAGTGACGGCGCTGCTCCGAACTCCTTCACCATCAAGACGAACCAAACTGTAAAGGGACGGTTCAGTGGTCCGAAGGCAACGCTCAAAGGTCGAAACacaccttttgtatatcaaggGTATGCTTTCCAGAATTCAGTTCGTCTTCGGGACGCTTGA